A genomic window from Methanobrevibacter sp. TLL-48-HuF1 includes:
- a CDS encoding adhesin — protein sequence MLILVMICCFILSLSAVSAIDDTDNSTIVLEQNNNVIINHESNNLDIGNQDIVLSPIIGGKTIEITQNNYDNYFYKFNGQIKNESGIVAGDTLKIGNISDRGFVIDRQLTLMPLDNTSKISNGFIHLVKGSDGSTVSGLTINNTKGALSINGIYVGQLHGIWITKSNNNTIVNNTIRIANAAGVYAMPMGWSSYNRIIGNDMSTYITCVMVMGQCHYNIISKNKLETLDYNDLIVSNLIYFNPFGHADYGGSPLCLGNVISDNYLKAFCNGAMSIVLQLVYENHINTTIANNTIIRGSYGISLYSDNATVYNNTIIESSISVSAMGKNISVTYNNVTGTSQGNGILVNGEKGYSAIVAHNNVTFTDIYCAIGLSNYTEAFNNTVNIKNYGVGISITDNCSYVHDNKIKVNHDNAITFIGCNNTISNNMIDTHAVGISVTSTSNVMRYYYNNILNNVIRSESYGISIKGLIYKTTISGNVIETNASVGIYKEITDELADNNSDNMINGVIYDATALVINDDNFYKYFDERGYLNYTFEANKTKVIFFTFLSNKDVFITEKINIISNKQSNLLFNVTISLSGDASGSLIRDFNFYNMNKEAIVLNGVDDVSLSNNNITLMLKDKSPANSAISVVDVCNGIILKNNNIYINSKAAYAYGISMPAYNPIRLTYNKVMSSGFRISGNTIIMIGTGVTEAIYADVLTESEIMGNNINIISDGAAYGIASCNVIGSPHDLNISNNNIVIHSKDMAYLIELHKNYNVTFVNNYLYGNSNGVYGIGTYMSDNISIINNTFNIFGGNLSKITEIHDILGIGQGAIGLIKFTNNTNITGNLIYANVTNPIFVENNTSIVELGVTYYVIDDNNCGIYFNDTINSKIIKNNDVLLLNNLTKGQTLSIDIPVNITYYKENVSSIVNLILNSGASSVNITNLTLINSTLTLNNVSKVYIKNNNLTNSSVIVVGDMGNYVINNSLSGGKSNVMIKLLDTSSNHIISNNMTFSNLENVVIIKNSKDNEIAHNNMSGIADKVVYSIDSGYTNFNHNNLTISGFSIFGYYAYNSAYDSIKYNDIIITGNSSVTNQSAVFFTGKSVSNTVAHNNIFSYSLKGDDYAVMIITNENLFNKVINNYLISGNGSKRANAAVYALHDLVIDNTPFALYVAIGGSDTAGDGSKERPYASLAFALGKSLNHCVIYLLDGTFKDSNLVIDKNITILAINPGKVFIDANNSQLFTILTNGTLTINGLIVSNGHNVNGGSLFVNNGTLYINNSIICNSSAYFDNSNPDFINKTVDDRGKEYWYTVDCKNTGLGGAILNYGNLFINLTELSGNYAHRGGAIADFGKTTIVSSVIRDNKGVHGGAIYTDSSKSFTINNTVFYMNVAVLNLDHCMLERYSTGWSIDEGVRYEHRSVCEVPLGTGGAIFNKNTVLEVANSIFDHNNAYKGGAIGTISNYGEYSTYKPKASLNLTNCSFTNNVANSTIEGNNSNLNSYVYRNYGDGGAIYGTFDKFTLKDSIVRYNKAVVNGGALSVQANDGRIDGCIITDNRAGSKGGALDISNNFLITNTIISNNSASYGGAISYGSYVYYGHTQNNLNIFNSTISNNLGLESGGAFYLGSANMVIHNSNIVNNKAPKAESFSVYDSSHLYVDARYNYWESNGKKGVPDDSPFNLGDKIVFKPLVRSIINWAPTVVPDKPNGNGTVTPGGNDKPASGPTVITKTNPIWHTGPQIGGQGKPGGNTGPGPSGPGGGIPGPGSNLGPGGGGQYGPNGGPAQGGNPTSNQGVNGSSNANSLSQIDGGNANENLLTVGLTANAASSASAGGSSSSDAGESSSSSSSSDDVKAYEIDEEDVTKQLDNPKTIFTFIGLIIILIICLFIGYKRRKDRENE from the coding sequence ATGTTGATTTTGGTAATGATTTGTTGTTTTATTTTATCATTAAGTGCAGTTAGTGCAATAGATGATACTGATAATTCTACAATTGTTTTGGAACAAAATAACAATGTAATTATTAACCATGAATCTAATAATTTGGATATTGGTAATCAGGATATTGTTTTAAGCCCAATTATTGGCGGCAAAACTATTGAAATTACTCAAAATAATTATGATAATTATTTCTACAAATTCAATGGTCAAATCAAAAATGAATCAGGAATTGTAGCTGGAGATACTTTAAAAATAGGCAATATATCTGATAGGGGTTTTGTTATTGATCGTCAGTTAACTTTAATGCCTTTAGATAATACTTCTAAAATTTCAAATGGATTTATTCATTTAGTTAAAGGTAGTGACGGATCTACAGTTTCAGGACTTACAATTAACAATACTAAAGGTGCATTATCTATTAATGGAATATATGTAGGTCAGTTACACGGTATTTGGATAACTAAATCTAACAATAATACAATTGTTAACAATACAATTAGAATAGCTAATGCTGCAGGTGTTTATGCAATGCCTATGGGATGGTCTAGCTATAATAGAATTATTGGTAATGATATGAGTACTTACATTACCTGTGTAATGGTTATGGGTCAATGTCATTATAATATAATTTCTAAAAATAAATTGGAAACTCTGGATTATAATGATTTGATAGTCAGTAATCTGATTTACTTTAATCCCTTTGGACATGCAGATTATGGTGGATCTCCGTTATGTTTGGGTAACGTTATTTCAGATAATTACCTTAAAGCATTTTGTAATGGGGCAATGTCTATTGTTTTACAGTTAGTTTATGAAAACCATATCAACACAACTATTGCTAATAATACTATTATTCGCGGTAGTTATGGTATTAGCTTATATTCAGATAATGCTACAGTATATAATAATACTATTATAGAAAGCAGTATTTCAGTTTCTGCAATGGGTAAGAATATATCTGTTACCTATAATAACGTAACTGGAACTAGTCAGGGTAATGGTATTTTAGTTAATGGTGAAAAAGGATATTCTGCTATTGTTGCACATAATAATGTAACATTTACAGATATTTATTGTGCTATCGGTTTAAGTAATTATACTGAAGCTTTTAACAATACTGTTAATATTAAGAATTATGGTGTAGGTATTAGTATCACTGATAATTGTTCTTATGTTCATGATAATAAAATTAAAGTTAATCATGATAATGCTATTACATTTATTGGATGTAACAATACTATTTCAAATAATATGATTGATACTCATGCTGTAGGTATATCTGTAACTTCCACATCAAATGTCATGAGATATTATTATAATAATATTTTAAACAATGTTATTCGCAGTGAAAGTTATGGTATTTCTATTAAAGGTTTAATCTATAAAACTACCATATCAGGTAATGTAATTGAAACTAATGCTAGTGTTGGTATCTACAAAGAGATTACTGATGAACTTGCAGACAATAACTCTGACAACATGATTAATGGGGTTATTTATGATGCAACAGCTTTAGTTATTAATGATGACAATTTCTACAAATACTTTGATGAAAGAGGTTATTTGAATTATACTTTTGAAGCAAATAAGACTAAAGTAATCTTCTTTACATTCTTATCTAACAAGGATGTATTCATAACAGAAAAAATCAATATTATTAGTAATAAACAAAGCAATCTTTTATTTAATGTTACTATTTCATTAAGTGGAGATGCTAGCGGATCATTAATTCGTGATTTTAATTTCTATAATATGAATAAAGAAGCTATAGTCTTAAATGGTGTAGATGATGTTTCGTTATCTAACAATAATATTACATTAATGTTGAAGGATAAAAGTCCTGCTAATTCAGCTATTTCAGTTGTTGATGTATGCAATGGCATAATTCTAAAAAATAATAATATTTATATTAATTCAAAAGCTGCTTATGCTTATGGTATTAGTATGCCTGCTTATAATCCTATAAGATTAACTTATAATAAAGTAATGTCTTCAGGATTTAGAATTTCCGGAAATACTATTATCATGATTGGTACTGGTGTAACTGAAGCTATTTATGCTGATGTTTTAACTGAAAGTGAAATTATGGGAAATAATATTAACATTATTTCTGATGGTGCAGCTTACGGTATAGCAAGCTGTAATGTTATTGGCAGCCCCCATGATTTGAATATTTCTAATAATAATATTGTTATTCATTCTAAGGATATGGCATATCTCATCGAGTTGCATAAAAATTATAATGTCACTTTTGTGAATAATTATCTTTATGGTAATTCTAACGGTGTTTATGGTATTGGCACATATATGTCAGACAACATTTCTATTATAAACAACACTTTCAATATCTTTGGCGGTAATTTATCTAAAATTACTGAAATTCATGATATATTAGGTATTGGACAAGGGGCTATTGGATTAATTAAATTTACAAATAATACAAATATTACTGGTAATTTAATTTATGCTAATGTAACAAATCCAATATTTGTTGAGAATAATACTTCTATTGTTGAGTTAGGTGTTACTTATTATGTTATTGATGATAATAATTGCGGAATATACTTTAATGATACTATAAACTCTAAAATTATTAAAAACAATGATGTGTTGCTACTTAATAATTTAACTAAAGGTCAAACTTTAAGTATTGATATTCCAGTTAATATCACATATTATAAAGAAAATGTAAGTTCAATTGTTAACCTGATTCTTAATAGTGGTGCTTCATCAGTTAATATTACTAATTTAACTTTAATTAACTCTACATTAACATTAAACAATGTTTCTAAAGTTTATATTAAAAATAATAATTTAACAAACTCTAGTGTAATTGTTGTTGGCGATATGGGTAATTATGTAATTAATAATAGTTTATCCGGTGGAAAAAGTAATGTAATGATTAAATTACTTGATACTTCTTCAAATCATATAATTTCTAATAATATGACTTTCAGCAATCTTGAAAATGTTGTAATTATTAAAAATTCTAAAGACAATGAAATTGCTCATAATAATATGTCCGGAATAGCTGATAAGGTTGTTTATTCTATTGATTCAGGATATACTAACTTTAATCATAATAATTTAACTATTAGTGGCTTTTCCATATTTGGATATTATGCTTATAATTCTGCATATGATTCAATAAAATACAATGATATAATCATTACTGGAAATTCAAGCGTTACTAATCAATCAGCTGTCTTCTTTACTGGCAAATCAGTAAGTAATACTGTAGCTCATAATAACATATTTTCTTATTCATTGAAAGGAGATGATTATGCAGTTATGATTATAACTAATGAGAATTTGTTTAATAAAGTCATAAACAATTATCTTATTAGTGGTAATGGATCTAAACGTGCAAATGCAGCTGTTTATGCATTGCATGATTTGGTTATAGATAATACTCCATTTGCACTTTATGTTGCAATTGGCGGTAGTGATACTGCAGGTGATGGTAGTAAAGAGCGTCCTTATGCTTCTCTGGCTTTTGCTTTAGGTAAATCTTTAAATCATTGTGTAATTTATTTACTTGATGGAACCTTTAAAGATTCTAATCTTGTTATTGATAAAAATATTACTATTTTAGCTATTAATCCGGGTAAAGTATTTATTGATGCAAATAATAGTCAGTTATTTACTATTTTAACTAATGGTACTTTAACAATAAATGGATTAATTGTATCTAATGGACATAATGTTAATGGAGGTTCATTATTTGTTAATAATGGTACATTATACATTAATAATTCAATAATTTGCAACTCTTCTGCTTACTTTGATAATAGTAATCCTGATTTCATAAATAAAACTGTAGATGACAGAGGCAAGGAGTACTGGTATACTGTTGACTGTAAAAATACGGGATTAGGTGGAGCTATATTAAATTACGGTAATTTATTTATTAATTTGACTGAATTATCTGGAAATTATGCTCATAGAGGTGGAGCTATAGCGGACTTTGGTAAAACTACTATTGTTTCATCAGTAATTCGTGATAATAAAGGTGTTCATGGTGGGGCTATTTACACAGATTCATCTAAATCTTTTACAATTAATAATACTGTATTTTACATGAATGTTGCAGTTCTTAATTTGGATCATTGTATGCTTGAAAGGTATTCTACCGGATGGTCTATTGATGAAGGTGTTCGTTATGAACACAGATCAGTATGTGAAGTTCCTTTAGGTACTGGTGGAGCAATATTTAACAAAAATACTGTTTTAGAAGTTGCTAATTCAATATTTGATCATAATAATGCTTATAAAGGGGGAGCTATTGGAACTATTTCAAATTATGGTGAATATTCAACATATAAACCAAAAGCTTCATTGAACTTAACTAACTGTTCTTTTACAAATAATGTGGCTAATTCCACTATTGAAGGTAATAATTCTAACTTGAATTCTTATGTTTATAGAAATTATGGTGATGGTGGAGCAATTTACGGAACATTTGATAAATTCACTCTTAAAGATTCTATTGTCCGTTATAATAAGGCAGTAGTTAATGGTGGAGCATTATCTGTTCAGGCAAATGATGGACGTATTGATGGTTGTATAATTACTGATAATCGTGCAGGAAGTAAAGGTGGTGCTTTAGACATATCTAATAACTTCCTAATTACTAATACAATTATAAGCAATAATTCTGCAAGTTATGGTGGAGCTATCAGTTACGGTTCATATGTTTACTATGGCCACACTCAGAATAATTTGAATATCTTTAATTCAACTATCTCTAATAATCTTGGTTTGGAATCAGGTGGAGCATTTTATTTAGGATCTGCTAATATGGTTATACACAATTCTAATATTGTAAATAACAAAGCACCTAAAGCTGAAAGTTTCAGTGTATATGACAGTTCACATTTATATGTTGATGCAAGGTATAATTACTGGGAATCTAATGGTAAAAAAGGAGTCCCAGATGATTCTCCTTTTAATTTAGGTGATAAAATTGTATTTAAGCCATTAGTTAGGTCAATTATTAATTGGGCTCCTACTGTAGTACCAGACAAGCCAAATGGAAACGGAACTGTTACTCCTGGAGGTAATGATAAGCCTGCTTCCGGCCCTACAGTGATTACTAAGACAAATCCTATTTGGCATACTGGTCCTCAAATTGGAGGTCAAGGTAAACCTGGTGGAAATACCGGTCCTGGTCCTTCCGGTCCGGGTGGTGGAATTCCTGGTCCTGGAAGTAATTTAGGTCCTGGTGGTGGTGGCCAATATGGTCCTAATGGCGGACCTGCTCAAGGTGGAAATCCTACTTCAAATCAGGGAGTTAATGGCAGTTCTAATGCTAATAGCTTAAGCCAAATAGATGGTGGTAATGCTAATGAAAACTTACTTACTGTAGGTTTGACTGCAAATGCAGCTTCTTCAGCTAGTGCTGGAGGATCTAGTTCATCTGATGCTGGAGAGTCTAGTTCATCCAGTTCCAGCAGTGATGATGTTAAAGCATATGAGATTGATGAAGAGGATGTGACTAAGCAATTAGATAATCCAAAAACAATATTTACATTTATTGGTTTAATCATTATTCTTATAATCTGTCTGTTTATAGGTTATAAACGCAGAAAAGATAGGGAAAATGAATAA